The Flammeovirgaceae bacterium genome contains a region encoding:
- a CDS encoding PASTA domain-containing protein — MIKRFQQYTSTVGGLLISLAITTGTGLILLLFYFYLYLPASTNHGETITVPNVEGMNITDLNEFLVKRNLRFEVNDSSYSEDYAPLTVLKQYPQAGSKVKENRVIYLSINRVNPPSVPVPNLIDGSLVNAEAVLRGNELKRGKIQLVRGPFLNLVKEMRFEGKKIEPGTRIPKGSVIDLVVEDGGSNVVPMPDVIGYTLEDAKIPIFGSNLNLGQIHLVGDTLTVSPVVVLKQKPAPKENIKVGDVVELWVGKKGTVVILDEDEDGNNNNLR; from the coding sequence ATGATAAAACGGTTTCAGCAATATACTTCAACGGTTGGCGGTTTGCTCATCAGCCTGGCTATTACAACAGGTACAGGTCTTATTCTTTTGCTCTTCTACTTTTACCTATACCTGCCGGCTTCAACCAACCATGGCGAAACGATTACGGTGCCAAATGTAGAAGGAATGAACATTACTGACCTGAATGAATTTTTGGTAAAGCGCAACCTGAGGTTTGAAGTAAACGATAGCTCTTATTCTGAGGATTATGCACCCCTTACCGTGCTGAAGCAATACCCGCAGGCCGGCTCAAAAGTAAAGGAGAACCGCGTGATATACCTCTCGATTAACCGCGTGAACCCGCCAAGCGTACCGGTTCCCAACTTAATCGATGGGTCGCTGGTAAATGCGGAGGCCGTACTGCGCGGAAACGAATTAAAGAGAGGGAAGATACAACTGGTGCGCGGGCCTTTTCTAAACCTTGTAAAAGAAATGCGGTTTGAAGGCAAAAAAATTGAACCCGGAACCCGAATACCTAAAGGTTCGGTAATTGATCTGGTGGTGGAAGATGGCGGCAGTAATGTGGTACCCATGCCTGATGTGATAGGTTATACACTCGAAGATGCCAAGATTCCCATCTTTGGTTCTAACCTCAACCTGGGGCAAATTCACCTGGTGGGCGATACCCTTACTGTATCACCGGTTGTTGTGCTCAAGCAAAAGCCTGCACCAAAAGAAAATATTAAAGTGGGGGATGTCGTTGAATTATGGGTAGGAAAAAAAGGCACTGTGGTTATTCTGGATGAGGACGAAGACGGCAACAATAACAACCTCCGGTA
- a CDS encoding D-alanine--D-alanine ligase, with product MSVKRKVAILYGGRSVEHAVSVNSAKNIYEFIDKSIFEPVPIGISSQGQWFLTQTVNKEIEQGKALGLILDPKNAGFMLLASGDRFKVDIVFPALHGTDGEDGSIQGLLAAMDIPMVGTGVLGSSISMNKIVAKRMLKEAGLPVGDFLSFHFSEKNKIRFDVMEKRFSLPFMVKSASLGSSVGITKVSRKSQFKQAIEEAFRYDQEVIIEEFINGREIECAILGNEPPEASNPGEIIVKGNYEFYTFDAKYVDKEAVTIQVPAALDKKTIKLIREISIKAFKALYCQDFARVDLFLTKKGKAYVNEINTIPGFTNSSMYPMMWNERGIGFSELITRLINLAQDRYEANQRISRDFTSALQY from the coding sequence ATGTCGGTAAAAAGGAAAGTAGCCATTCTTTACGGAGGTCGTTCGGTTGAGCACGCAGTTTCGGTTAATTCAGCCAAAAATATTTATGAGTTTATCGATAAAAGCATATTTGAACCGGTACCCATCGGCATCAGCAGCCAGGGGCAATGGTTCCTTACGCAAACCGTAAATAAAGAAATAGAACAGGGCAAGGCCCTTGGATTGATTCTTGACCCAAAAAACGCGGGCTTTATGTTACTTGCCAGTGGCGACCGGTTTAAGGTAGATATTGTTTTTCCGGCCCTGCACGGCACCGATGGCGAAGACGGAAGCATACAGGGTTTGCTTGCCGCAATGGATATTCCCATGGTAGGCACCGGTGTGCTGGGTTCATCAATCTCCATGAATAAAATCGTAGCCAAGCGAATGCTGAAAGAAGCCGGGTTGCCGGTAGGTGATTTCTTATCCTTTCACTTCAGCGAAAAGAACAAAATCCGCTTTGATGTTATGGAAAAGCGATTCAGCCTGCCCTTTATGGTCAAGTCGGCCAGCCTTGGTTCTTCGGTTGGTATCACCAAGGTAAGCCGCAAAAGCCAGTTTAAGCAAGCCATTGAGGAGGCCTTTCGATACGACCAGGAAGTAATTATTGAAGAATTTATTAACGGCCGGGAAATTGAGTGCGCCATTCTCGGCAATGAACCACCGGAGGCTTCTAACCCCGGTGAAATTATTGTGAAAGGTAACTATGAATTTTATACATTCGATGCCAAGTATGTTGATAAGGAGGCTGTAACGATTCAGGTACCTGCAGCATTGGATAAGAAGACCATAAAACTTATACGCGAAATTTCAATAAAGGCATTTAAAGCGCTTTATTGTCAGGACTTCGCACGGGTTGATTTATTTCTGACGAAAAAGGGTAAAGCGTATGTAAACGAAATCAATACCATCCCCGGCTTTACCAACTCAAGCATGTACCCCATGATGTGGAACGAGCGGGGTATCGGCTTTAGTGAATTGATTACCAGGCTCATCAACCTGGCTCAGGATCGTTATGAGGCAAACCAGCGTATCTCACGCGACTTCACATCGGCTTTGCAGTATTAA
- a CDS encoding NifU family protein, producing the protein MSKRITELTQRIEASLDTIRPYLEADGGNVKITKVTDDHIVKLEFVGACGTCPMSTMTFKAGVEEAIKKAVPEIKAIEVINLTEN; encoded by the coding sequence ATGAGTAAACGCATTACCGAGCTAACCCAACGCATTGAAGCTTCGCTGGATACCATCCGGCCCTACCTGGAAGCCGATGGCGGCAATGTAAAAATTACCAAGGTAACCGATGACCACATTGTAAAACTGGAGTTTGTGGGTGCATGCGGAACCTGCCCGATGTCAACCATGACGTTTAAGGCCGGTGTGGAAGAAGCCATTAAAAAGGCCGTTCCTGAAATTAAGGCCATTGAGGTTATCAACCTCACCGAAAATTAA